In Sphingobacterium sp. SYP-B4668, the sequence TTTGCTATCGATGCTTACCGTTTGAGAAAAACTTGTGGCACTCAGATGCATTGTGCAGATCAAAAGAAAGAGTGTGGTAAACTTCATTCTTAATAGCGTTTTTTTTGATAAACTGAAGAATTCAAGATTCATGAAATGTGTTTCTGTTTAGAAACCAAGACATAACGTACACCTCACTATTGGATTTATATCCAATAATCGGTAAGTTTGTATGGTTTAGATTAATAATTTTATTTGCTTCCTAAGGCAGTTTTATTTGTTAATTTGGAACATTTAGATGGGAAGATGTTGATAGCATCTTCCCATTTTTTTAATTTCTTTTCATTTTTCCTCCCTATTATTTTTATGTTTTCATTGCAATTTTATTCTATATATAGTATGCCGTGCTGAAAAGTGCAAGAGATTCCAGAACTTTTGAAAAAATCCACGACCACTGCCAACTCGGCTTTCGTACTCAATTGTCCAGTAAATTTTTCTTTTGGAATACTACCTTTGAATTCATAGTCTAAATCAAATGCTCTTGATATCTGCTTAATAGCATCTTCGAAACTGGTTTGGTTAAATTGTAATTCATCTTGCATCCAAGAAGTTTGTTCATGGAGGGTTATTTTGGAGGTATAAGCTGAAATCGACTTTTGCATAACCACGGTTTCGCCAGGGACCATGACCTTCTGCGCCCTCCTATCCTTACTCTGTAATCTGACAGATCCTTCTATTAAAGCTGTTATGGTAGTAGATAGGTCTTCATATGCTTTCACATTGAATCTAGTGCCCAATACCTTGACATCCTGCATTTTACTTCTGACGTAAAATGGTCGGCCAGGATCATGCGCTATATCAAAATAGGCCTCACCTTGAAGAAATACTTCTCTCGACAATTCATCAAAATCAAGCTGAAGTTTAAGCCTACTATCTGCATTTACAAAAATGGTGCTACCATCAGCGGTGTGCAAATGGATTTTACTGCCTTTGGGGACGTACACCAAAATATCCGTGTTAGATGGATTTGATCTAAAATCTGCAAGCACACTGCCCGTACTATCTAAAATCTGTCTGTTCCTTAAGTAATAATGCTCGGATTGATCTAAACTATGTAATTGGTTTTCAGGTGCAGTACCAAAATACACTAAATTAGAATTTCGATTATTGGTATAAACGACTGGGACAGGTTCGATGATACTTTTCTCTTGAAACAGAATAAGCGTTCCGAGAAAAAACAGCAGAAAAGTAGCTGCAATTCCGATAATGCTATATGTCAGTCTTTTTACTTTTCGTGCTTTTGTGCTCTGTATATTCTCTTGTATCTTGTCGGTTACTTTTTCAAAGGTGAGATTCTGACCTTGGGCCGATTGTTGTTGAAGATCATGGTAGGTCGCCAGCGCATTGTCTAAATCAGCAGCGTTGCCAATTTCGTTCAATAAATTAGCGTTTGATTGCTTTTGAGCTGCCCATTCTTTTAGAATCGCCAACTCAGTGGTCGTAATGTTCCTAAGAGCATACTTCCTTGCTAACTTAATTATGTACTTACCGTTGTCCATCATTTCTATCTCATAAGACGATATTGATGGGAAATACTTACATTAAGTTATTGTTAATAAATCCAGCCTTTCTTTTTCTTGAAGACGCGTCTCAACGTTTCAATAGCTCGGGCATAATTAACATAGACCGAATTGTTCGACATATTTAGCTTTTGCGCTATTTCGGCAGTGGTTTTGTTGTCGAAATGGCTGAGGATTACTACTTGTTTTTGAGCACTCGGTAATTTTAATACCTCTTTGTTCAGAGCATCTAAAAGTTCTGCTCGCATCATTTCAACCTCAAAATCGGGGTATTCAATCAATAAATCTTCAGTGACATCAACAACAAATTTTCTTTTAGCATGAGGCGACCGAAGATAGTCTATGCATTTGTTTCTGGTTGTGGTGTACAGAAAGGCTTGAAGCTGATTCAATTCATTAAATTGTATTTTACACTCCCAAAGCTTAACAAAGCTATCTGATACAATTTCTTCGGAAAAGGGCAAATCTTTTACTATAGCATTTGCAAAATGAAGGAGCGGGTGTTTAAATCTTTCAAAAATTGATTCTAAAGCTTCTTCCGAACCTTCCCTCAACGCATTCAAAGTATGATGATTGTCCACGTCCATATAAATGCATAAAATAGTAGACAGCAAAGCTACAGAAAAGTACCTCAGTGATAGATTAAGTAATTGTTATGTTTTGTTTACTTATGTTGGTTTCGAAAAAGACCCTAGCCATTTTCTTCAGGGGAGACGGCCTGAGTACCTGTTCATAAAGGAGAGCCGAGAGGTATATTACGTAAAGAAAATGTGTGAAGTGTTGAACGTTAATAGCAATTGTTTTTGCCGTTTGTTAGTTTCTCCGGACTCCCTATCGGAACATCGAAGTAAATCTCTTGTGGGTAAAATATGTGAGGCGCACAGGGATGGTAAATATAGCTATTGTAGCCCACGGATAACTGTAGAGCTGCGCAAAAAAAGGTGAAAGGTGTCAAGCAGCTATGTTTCAAGGTTGATGAAGAAACATGGGGGTACGAAGCAAGCCAGATCCGTTGCACTTTAGGACGGTTCCTTCGTCGCTACCCAATCGTTACTCATTACTTGTCACTCCCCTTCTTTGTTCTGTTTACTAAAAAAATTAGTATTTTAACTTTTTGATTGTTATATTTGATTGATAACCAATTTATAATAATTATGGCTAGCACAAATAAGCGTCTTGGAAAGTACGTTGACCCTCGCACGGACTTTGGTTGGAAATTCTATTTTGGACGGGAAGAGAACAAAGTTTTGTTGATTGAGTTTCTCAATAGTTTATTCGTAGGGGAGAAAATAATTAACGATCTCAAGTATAAGGCTGTGGAGCATGATGGCGATCAGGAAGACATGCGTCGTGTTGTTTTCGATTTGCTCTGTATCGGTGATGATGGGGAGCATTTCATTGTTGAGATGCAACAGTTGTTCCAAGAGTTCTTTAAGGACCGTGCAGTATATTATACTTCGCGGTTGATCAATAAACAATTGGCCCGAGGTAAGAAAGGTAACGATTATCATCTTCCAGAGGTCTATTTTATTGGAATCTTGGAATTCAATATGGATGGAGATAATAAGGGGATACCATCGCGCAATACAGATCGTCCTTATTTCTATGATGTTGTACTGTGTGATAAGTATACCCATGAAATATTTTATGATAAGTTGGGTTATAAGTTTGTTTCCCTTCCGGTCTTCAATAAGAATCCGAAGGAATTGTTTACTGTGATGGACCAGTGGCTATATCTTCTTAAGCACCTGAGTACCATGGATAAGTTGCCGTCGTTTTTGGATAAGCGGATATTTGGTCTTATCTTTGAGGTAGGAGAGATAGGAAAACTAACAGAGGAGGATCTCATGTCATACGAAGCAAGTTTAAAACATAAGCGGGATGCCGAGAGCGTATTTAATTCCGCTTTACGGTCTGGCTATACTAAAGGCAAGACAGAAGGCAGGGCACAAGGTAAGGTGGAGGGTAGAGTGGAAGGCAGGGCCGAAGGAGAACGCAAAAAAGCTATCGAAACTGCTTTGAATCTAAAAAAGATGGATATTCCGGTTGAGAAAATTTCTAAGGCTACAGGGCTTACTATCGAAGAGGTGGAGAAGCTTTAAGTCTTAATATTGGATAATATAGTATAGCCGTTTGGATATCTTTCCAAGCGGTTTTTTTTGTGTATTGGGGCAGGATATAGGGTATACTGTCGTTTGATTTTAGGAGTAGGCCTGTAGGGGTTAGGCTCCACATAGCAGCACGTCACTCCGGGCTTGGTCCGGAGTCTGTTGGTTAATTGTATTCTAGTGAGGTCCTACTTCGCTGCCCACTAGTTACTCGTCATTTCAGGCGATAGAGACTATGGTTTAGGAGTTAGGGGGCTGCTCAATAGCAAGCCCCCGATAGTTCGTCACGCTATTGAAAAATGTAATACTGACTGACGCGGATATTGGCATTATTTTGCCATCCTAATACCGCTATACGTATGTATCTGGCTGATACAGGAGCATAGAAGCGAATGTATTGATTGTTTGCATTGACCATCGATGATGTCCCTTGTGATGTCCATGAGGTGCCATCATTACTCGTGAAGGTCTCGACGTTGGTCAGTCTGTAATTGTTGGAGCTGGAGAGCTGTATGCCCTTCATGTCCGTTTTTTGCGCCTGCATATCGACTTGTATATGGCATGGTGCTGCTGGTGAAAGTGTCCAATGCTGGGATGTACTAGTTGTAAACATATTGTTAGCAAGACCAGCTGTGGGCTCTGGATCGACAGTGGCTGTCCATCCGGCCCGATTGGTCACTATCGTACCACCTCCACTCGTAGGGCTGTTGTACACATTGGTGGATCGTGTCTTGATTCTGACCATAATAGTGCTCAGGTTGCTGCTGATCTCACTATTTGAAGAGCCTGAAATACTCTTTATGCGTATCGGGATCAGGTAGCTTGGCTCTGTTAGCATACTGACGTCAGGTATATTGACCACCAATGAATCTACGGAATGTGTCGTTCCGCTGGCTATTTTCAAAACCGTATGTTCAATGTCGATCCATTCTGTAGGCACCGCTCTATCATCGACCTTGAGAAGTGAATTGTCAATTGCCAGCGACACCGATACATCCGAGGTGACTGGCTCGGTAGCGCGCACAGGTATCTTTACCTGAACTTGGTCTCCCATATTACCAGTTGGGGTGTGTATTACATTAAATTCCAGATTGTTGATATAGCTGGTTTGGGTATTGACGAATATCTTAGTCACAGAATCACCAGTCACATCAAAATGCTCCTTGTTTGAACAAGAAGTCATCAAAAGCATGGAAACTCCGATAACACTATTTAGTATCTTTTTCATCCGTATATAATTATTGAGGAGTGTTTTCTCTCATTTGTATCCATGAGCTCGTTTCACTCGGTTTGTTTTTTAAAGGTGATGGACGCTATCAGGTTTATTCATCACGTGTATGTTTTAAGCGGCATTCATGAACTCGCTTTGCTCGGTTATTCATCCCACTGTGTGGTTTGAAAAATCATGATGGTTTCATCCTATTATATTTTAATAATGCGTATAAGCTTTAATTTTATGATTTGGGTTCGTCCACTCGATTGGTTATGTAGGTTATTGTGTACATTTATTCTTGTCGTCTTGCAGCCATTTGACTGAAGCGCTTTTGTCGAACTTGTTGAGCACATCATTTCCAGCGTTGTCCCTATAGGTATTAGACCAATCCATGTCGTATCCATTTTGGGATGCGTCATGGAAGATATGACCTTCCGTTTCGTTGAATTTCCAGTAGGCTACCAGATCATCTGATGTAGGGTCTACGCCGCAGATCCCGTTTTTAATCTCTCCGGAACTGAGGGCTTTTTTCCAGACCCTTACTTCTGCGATCCGGCCGTTGAAAAATTGCATCGATGGATATCCTGCCCAGGACATGCCAAGTTCGAAACGCTGGAAGGTAACATTTCCTGATCCTGCCATTTCCGAATCTTTCGTTCCATCTACATACATGGTAAATTTGCTGCCGTCATATGACAACGAGATGGTGTACCACTGTCCTGTATTGAACCGTGTCTTGGAAATCAAGCTACCTCCGGGATTGACCCATTGTAGAGAGTTGATGGCCTGGCCATTTTCACCAAAACGCAACATATTGGAGCGTTGTTCGTTCTTGGATGTGAACGAGCAAAGTCTACTGATAGGCTCCGGGCTGGTGTGCCAATCATTGACAAAACACTTTACCTCGTATGTATACTTATCCAAATCGATGGCTTTGCTGTCGTCGAATATGAAGTTACTGTACAGGGAAGTGTTGTTCATATCCAAGGAGCTGAAACTGGATACCCTAGAGATTCTTAAATATATCGTTCTTGAGCTCTCCAAGACAGCAAAAGAGCCCCCGGTCACGCGCTTGATACTGATAGGAATGACATAGGTGCGGCCATCCACAAACTGGTCGGTAGAGATTACTTTAACTTGTATCCCTGTGGAGGAAGCTGCACCAGCTTTGATTACAGCTGTATTGCCTCCCAATTCTATCGCTCCGGAGGGTACAGGATAAAAATTAGAACCATTACTTTGGTTATACTCATCCAGCTTAGCCCCATCGTAAGCAAAATCTAGCGTAATGTCTTCGTCAACTTTCTCTGTGGCAGATGCGGTGACGGTATAACTTGATGGTGTATCCTCGACGACGAATCTAACCATCGCGTTGACTTCGGTACCCGTCATGAGGATTGCTTCTTTATCGTAGTCAAACTTATCTCCTTTTGTACAGGCGAATACGGTAATTGCGAATAATGCAATAAGCATTAGTTTACCTTTTGTATGTAATTCATTCATTTTGTTTTCTTTTTTAGGTCATGGATTAGTGTACTGCTGGATTGGCAATCTGGATAGCCCGTCGCATATTGTAATACGGGATTCCAGTTTTGTTATAATAATCGCGATCGAAATAAAACGCCCCAAACCCAGCTTTGTTACCTTGAAGGGGGTTCCATCTTGCCATGCCTTCCAACGAGTACATTTGTGTGCCATCAGTCGTCAATCGATTGCCATTGGCCTCTACAAATGGAGAACCTCCATTTTCATAAAAGCTTCCCAGATTTTCGGTTACTATAAATTTGTGGGGAGGTAGCCATGATACATTGTCGTAGTAGGTCTGTAGCCTTACTGCCGTATGCTCTGCAAATCCCTGCGTATAGGCTTGTCTGATAAAATAATCGACATATGGCTCCGTTTCTTTAAGCGGATACTGGGAGTAAAAATCGACGATAAGAAGTTTGTCAGGGTAGATACCTTTGGGACCAAAAAATTGCCCGATATATTCGACCATTTTTGTGAAGTTGTCCCCCTGTAACCAGTCGCCTTCGGGCTCATAGTCCAAGTCGACCCCGTCGAGATTGTAGTCGAGTACATCATCAACTAGTTGCTGCGCATATACTTTTATGCCTTCATCATTTTTATTCTCCCGGAGATCATACTCTTGTCCATTCTTGAGTGTGATGATTTTGTTCATGCGTACGATAGTAGGAACGACGAATCGAGTACCTAATTTCTCCCGGACATATTGCAGGTCTGCGTATGCTACAGGAGCATAGAGATGGCTGTTGGGGTCATTGCTGGGTATGCCTCCCCATAATGAGCAGATGTCAAGACTGTCGGGTATGCCGATTATGCGTTCACCCCAGGAGGCAGGGTCTTTGTATCCTCCAACGCCTTCAATAGGGGCGTAGGCTGCGAACCAACCAAAGGAAATCTGGTGGTGGGTCTTTTTGAAATTTCTCACATTTTCAAAATAACGCTCATCGTACTTCTTTAATTTTTGAACTTCTATCTTTTCGATTTCCTTGTCGCAACTGGTCATCATTCCGATTATCACGCCCAACATTCCAAAGAATGCTGTTCTAAAAATATTTTTCATCCGTATAAATTATTGATTGATTTTTTGTTATTCAATGGTCATAATGAGCTCGTAGGCTCGGTTTGAATAAAGCGTGATGGTTTCATCTTTCCATAACTTTAATCCTTGATTACTTATTTTTTGTCCCACCATAGTCTGGTGCTACCGTTATCTTGTCCCATGAGTTTGGATACACCTGATAGTACGCCAGCTCTATTGTTGTTATACTCTGACTGGGGGAATGATATCCTGCGGATTTGCGTATCCCGATTTATCGTTGTGCTGTTATTGACTACGACGGGAATTAGTTTGGGATATCCTGTCCGTCTGAACTCGGCCCATCCCTCTGGCCCATCGGGGTATAACGCTAACCATTTTTGTGTCATGACACGTTCCAAGCGGCGTTCAAAAGTATCGTCTTCATTCCACGCGATTGTAATGGTACTTGGTGCGGCGGTATGAAAAGAAGAGCCTTCGGCATTGTCCGTAAATGGACCGGGAGTTAATACACTATTACTTAGATAGGCTTGTGCTCCTGTTGCACCGGTCTCTTCAAATGATGCGGTGATGCCGCTTTCGTAAAAGCTTTTTGCGGATCCACCCATATTCCAATTTCGGAGTGCACCCTCGGCACGTAAGAAGTGGGACTCTGCAGCGGTCATCCATACAATTTCTGTCGAACCATTATCAATGTTGAGGTTCGAGATCCGCTCGCTCACATAGGGAGCCCACACGGAGGTGGTTATACCTAGACGTACGCCATGATAGCCACCATCGGAAGCGGGCTTAAAATACCGCGCTCTTCTTGCATCTTGATAACCATTCATATAAGCGTCCATCGTCGCGCCCATTCTCGCTTCTCCAGCGTTGAAATTATAGGCAATTTCGAATAGTGGATGATAGTATACCAAGTTTGCACTATGTTTGATAGAGGTGCGCTCTTGCGGCAGGGTGATGAGACCAAGTGGATTTGCGATTGCGGCCTCAGCTTCTTGTTTTGCTTTTGCCGCATTGGCATATACGATGCGCATGGCTAGGCGCAAGCGTAGCGTATTGGCAAATTTGACCCACTTGGTGACATCACCAGCGTAGATCAAATCATACTTTTCTAACAGTTTTGCTGTGGGGTTGGCCTGCGCAAAATTGGTCAATATATCTATGGATGTACCTAGCTCTTCAAAAAAGGTGTTGTAAATGTCCTCTAGGCCGTCATAGTCATTGGCTAGCGATCCGCTGCCGTAGTTGATGTATGGTAGTGGTCCGTAGGCATCTGCAACTCTGTGCATCCCCTGCACCTTGACTATTGTCGCCAAGGCTGCGATTTCGGGTATTCCCTGCTCATCAGCAATTTTGACGATAGATTGCCAAGCGGGCATAATGGACGAGAATCCGGATCTAAATGTCGCTTCTAGCCAGTTGGTGATAAAGTAATAGGAGCCGTTGTGTACCCCTCCGTACCAACTTCCTGTAGGGGCTATATAGCCCGAATAGATATCACTGGTAAGTCCTTGAGAGACTTGATAATCTGCATCCAAGTTTGTCCCGTCTTTAAACAAGACAACATTACGTTGCATCTGCGTAAAGAATGCTCCTGTCTTGAGGTTGTCATACGTCATCATCTCTTCGGTGGCTTGATGCGCATTGGTATTATATTCTTCGAATTTATCGGTACAGGATATCATTGAAGTTGAAAACAAGATGCCCATGGGCAATGTCTTCACTATATAGTTTTTTAATCTTGCTGCTTTCATCTTTTTAAATGTATATTTTATTAAGTATGCCTATACCTTGTCTGTCCATGGTTCTTTTCTGTGGTAACACGGATTGGAAGGAGATAGGTATAGTGCCATAATAGTGTAGTTCTTAGAGTTGAAGTCTTAATGAAAAACCCAGACTACGTAAGCTTGGCGACATAAAATAATCAACGCCCTGAAAATACGTTCCTGTGCTGGCTGTCAACTCGGGATCATACGGGGCTTTATTATACAGGAACAATAGGTTTTTGCCAATTACGGAAATGTTGGCTTTTTTGATTCCCTTTACCCATTTGGAGACAGGGAGATCATACCCGATGCTTAGCTCTCCTAGCCGCACGTTGGTTGCGCTATAGGTATACATGGAGCCAATGCCACCTGATGAACCGCCACCCACGACATCATAATATGGCTTGGTGGGGATCAATTGTCCATTGACTTGTACGCCTCCAGCATCGCGAGCATCACTGGATGCTTGTGAGGCACCAAAGGCATCGAGTACCGCTTGGGTGTTGGATACGACGATTCCGCCTACACGGGCATTCAGTAAAAACCCGACGTTGACACCTTTATAGGAGAAATTGTTGCCCCAGCCCAGGTTGTACTTGGGGCTGCTATTTCCAGCATAGACATACTCATTGGTCTCTGCAACTACCACTTGATCGGTTGGGTGTACATAGATGGCGCCATGCTCATCGACACGAAGACTATTGACATAGATATCGCCCATACGGCCACCTTCTTTAAGTACCATTTTATAGCTGCCCGTCCCGGTCATATCCAACTCGGTCAACGAAATAATCTCACCCGTCAGTGGGTTAGTCCAGTCGGGTAATAGCTCTACAATTTTATTCCTGTTGAGCGAATAGGTCAAATAACTATTCCACTTGAACTGTCCTATCTGCTCGTTGTATCGGGCAGAGATTTCTATCCCCTTATTGTCGATGCGACCAGCATTGACGATGACGCTTGTAAAGCCGGACGAGGACGATAGCGTAGGTTCAAAGAACTGATTGTATGTGCTTGAACGGTATACTGTCGCGTCTATACTTAGCTTGTTCCGGAACAAGGCAAGATTAAGCCCTCCTTCCCAAGACCGGGTGCGTTCAGGCTTCAAGTCAGGATTGGGCAAGCGTGTCTGGGTCTGTGGAAATCCTTTGGAGAGTGAGTAGGTGGGTATGGTCAAAAAAGGATCAGGTTCGTTGCCGACTTCGGAGTATGAACCTCTTACTTTCAAGTAGGAAATGTAGGCCGGATCCATGTAGACCATATCTGAAATAATGGCCGAAACACCTACCGAAGGGTAAAAGAATGATTTGACATTGGATAGCGCCAGTGTGGATGCCCAATCATTCCTACCACTGAGATCCAAAAATAAGCGATCTTTGTAGCCCATTTGTGCAGTTGCAAAGACAGCTTGTTTGTTGCGTCTGTAGCCTGTTTGGTCGGATTCTGCCGTCGCATTGTTGACATTGCTATAGGAGAATAGATTAGGTACGCCGGCAAGCTTGCCTCCGTACATGTTTTGATCGTAGGTCAAGTCTTCTACATTGGCACCTACAATGGCCGTAACCTGGACTTGATCGTCCAAAATGCGTTTATTGATATTAGCCATCAACTCACCATACACCTGTTGGGTCTGGGTCTCATTCAACGAGTAGAAGCCATTTTCTGAGGCAAACAGGGTATTGGTGGAAGCGTTGAATCGTTTTTCAAACTTATCATTGCTACGATCCAACTTCACTCTACCCGAAAAATTAATCCAATCGTTGAGCGTATACTTCAATGAAGCATTGCTCATGTAGCGCTGTTTCTTATTCGGGAAAAGTGCGCGTTGTGTAATCCAATAAGGATTTTGCATGGATAGACCTTGATCTCCGTAAGGCCAAAACTGCGTTTGGAAATTGCGCGAGGGGTCATACCTTTCGAACAATTCAACCTTCCTAAAGTCGTCTCCGGCAGGAAACAGATAGATCGGAACCAACGGGTTAAAGTACAATCCCTGCGCGGTCATATTCTGTTCGTTGACATTTGCGTGCATGAAACCTAGGTCCAATATCAATTTGTCATCTAAGAATCCGGTCGTGTTACGAACCGAGAAGTTGTATCTTTTATAATCATTGTTGTGGATTACCCCATTGGCATTCACCATGCCGGCAGAGAGGTATGTTTGGCTTTTTGAATTGCCTGTGGAAAGACTAAAAGCGGTAGTAGTATTGGCTCCTGTGCTGAAAAAATCACCTACTTCGTAATCGGATGGTTTGGTCAATTTTTCGCCCCAGCTGTAGTAACTGCCGGATTCGGTAGGGCTATAGGTGTTTTGTAATTTGGGAAGTATGAGGGGCCTGGAAAATGTGGTTTGATTGGATAGGCTCAGGGAAGTCTGATCTTTCTTTCCTCCTTTTGTCGTCACCAACACGGCACCATTGGCAGCTGCGCTTCCGTAGAGCGCCGCAGCGGCAGATCCACTCAGGATCGAAATACTCTCGATATCTTCTGCATTGAAGTTGGATATCCCGTCTCCGGTCTGTCCAGCACCAGAGAAGATGTCTTCGGGCTGATCGGTGGAGAGGCTAGGCATAGGTATCCCATCGATTACGTAAAGGGCATTGTTATTCCCGGAGATAGATTTCACCCCGCGCATCACGACTCGTGATGACCCACCGACTCCAGAGGAGGAAGAATTGATCGTGACACCGGCCACACGGCCATTGAGATTGTTTACAAAATTGGGGTCTGGAATCTGAGTGACCTGCTGCGCATCGATCTGTTGTACATTGTACGTCAGGGATCTGCTCTGGCGCTTGATACCTAGTGCGGTCACGACCACATCCTCAAGTTGATTAACACTACTTTCTAGGAGTATTTCAATATAATCCTGATTGTCGGAAAGGTTGATAATCTTGGTCTGGAAACCTAAATATTTGACTTCGACCTCATTCCTGCCTTGTGGTAATGGAATCTTAAAAGTTCCGTCACTACGGGTCTGCACGGTAATAGTCGTCCCCTTGACACTTAAAGTTGCCCCAGATATGGGGGCTCCATCGGTGCCTCTCACTATACCAGAGAGTTCTCTTTCTTGTTGTAATCGTTGGGGGGTAGCTGCTTTTACGATAAGGATATGCTGTCCACTCATTCTAGACTCTAATCCATATTGCTTTAAAACCACTCGCAGTGCTTCTTTGACAGATATCGCCTTGGATGATAGGGATACACGCTGATTGACGTTGACCTCTTCTGAATCGAATAGAAAAGAATAACTAGTTTGTTTTTTGATAGTTTCTATTAATTCAGAAAGGGGCCTGTCCTTTATGTCTAATGCTACTTTAGCATCTTGTGAGTAGACAGATGCCGACACTCCAAAAATGCCGATAAACATAAATAATGAGGTGAGTTTCATAATTTTCTTTGTACTGCGGAGACGATTTACATGGCATAGGTATCTCTTGCAGTGTATTTTTTTATACATTTGCTATTAATTGAGGTTAATACTATTAAGGTTATACTCCAATTAGAATCGGAGGGTGGTGCAATATCTTCCGATTCCTTTGTTTTTTTCTTATTGCGTTTACGTTATCATATTTTTTCTATTTAGGGTTTATATTGTATTTGTGATGGCTAAAATATATGAACGGTGCGGCCATTGACTTCGTAGGAAAACTTGCCCAATGATGACATGACTTCCATTACTTCTGTAATTCCCTCGTTATTCACGAAGTCACCGGTAAACCTCCTGTTAAGGACTTCTTTACGATTCACTTCTATTTGGATGTCAAACATTCTCTCTAGCTCGATGACGATTTCTGAAAAACGTTTGTTCTTAAAAATCAATTTTGCATCTCGCCAAGCTAGCTCCTGTTCCTGAATACCATGGATTTGTTGGTATGAGTTGGAGCGGCTGTTGTATGCAAAGGTTTGATTGGGTTGCATCATCATCTTCTTACCGTCTTTGGTCACCAATTCTACTGAGCCTTCTACCAGAGAGACGGTTACATCAGGCTGTTCGGGGTAACAAGATACGTTAAAAGAAGTGCCATGGACTTTAATTGCCAGGGTATTGGCTTCCACAATAAAAGGACGGTTACTATCGTGGGCCACTTGTAGAAAAGCTTCCCCTACAAGTTTTATTTTACGTTCGCCTTGGCCAAATTTGTCGGCTACTTCTAGTTTGGAGTCGGAATTGAGCCATACGATAGTTCCATCCTGTAAAACGGTTCTTGATTTGGATCCTTTTGCGACTACCACAGTTGCGATTTGTTGATTGGATGTATGGGGCTCTTGTGCAGACCAATAGCTCCCCGTGGTAAATGCCAGCAATAGGCCTGCCGCTACGGCTACATATCTCCAAGCTTTCCGTTTGAAAACATTCCTGGAAGTATGCTTATTTTTACGATCTAAAAATCCACTATAGGCAAGGCTCGCATCAAATGAAGTATCGGGTTCAGCATATTCCATTGCTACATGGATTTCTCTGGCTTGGGCATATAAGGTGCGGTTCTCGTCTGATTCGGACAGCCACTTTTCCAGCGCTTCTTCTGAAGCTGGATCTGTATTGCCTGACAGCGAATCATAAATTAATGCTAATCCGTATGCTTTTGATTTATCTTCCATTGGTTTATCTAACAGGGTGTAGTATGTCTGTACGGAAGAGACAACAGAAGTG encodes:
- a CDS encoding SusD/RagB family nutrient-binding outer membrane lipoprotein — its product is MKAARLKNYIVKTLPMGILFSTSMISCTDKFEEYNTNAHQATEEMMTYDNLKTGAFFTQMQRNVVLFKDGTNLDADYQVSQGLTSDIYSGYIAPTGSWYGGVHNGSYYFITNWLEATFRSGFSSIMPAWQSIVKIADEQGIPEIAALATIVKVQGMHRVADAYGPLPYINYGSGSLANDYDGLEDIYNTFFEELGTSIDILTNFAQANPTAKLLEKYDLIYAGDVTKWVKFANTLRLRLAMRIVYANAAKAKQEAEAAIANPLGLITLPQERTSIKHSANLVYYHPLFEIAYNFNAGEARMGATMDAYMNGYQDARRARYFKPASDGGYHGVRLGITTSVWAPYVSERISNLNIDNGSTEIVWMTAAESHFLRAEGALRNWNMGGSAKSFYESGITASFEETGATGAQAYLSNSVLTPGPFTDNAEGSSFHTAAPSTITIAWNEDDTFERRLERVMTQKWLALYPDGPEGWAEFRRTGYPKLIPVVVNNSTTINRDTQIRRISFPQSEYNNNRAGVLSGVSKLMGQDNGSTRLWWDKK
- a CDS encoding SusC/RagA family TonB-linked outer membrane protein; the encoded protein is MKLTSLFMFIGIFGVSASVYSQDAKVALDIKDRPLSELIETIKKQTSYSFLFDSEEVNVNQRVSLSSKAISVKEALRVVLKQYGLESRMSGQHILIVKAATPQRLQQERELSGIVRGTDGAPISGATLSVKGTTITVQTRSDGTFKIPLPQGRNEVEVKYLGFQTKIINLSDNQDYIEILLESSVNQLEDVVVTALGIKRQSRSLTYNVQQIDAQQVTQIPDPNFVNNLNGRVAGVTINSSSSGVGGSSRVVMRGVKSISGNNNALYVIDGIPMPSLSTDQPEDIFSGAGQTGDGISNFNAEDIESISILSGSAAAALYGSAAANGAVLVTTKGGKKDQTSLSLSNQTTFSRPLILPKLQNTYSPTESGSYYSWGEKLTKPSDYEVGDFFSTGANTTTAFSLSTGNSKSQTYLSAGMVNANGVIHNNDYKRYNFSVRNTTGFLDDKLILDLGFMHANVNEQNMTAQGLYFNPLVPIYLFPAGDDFRKVELFERYDPSRNFQTQFWPYGDQGLSMQNPYWITQRALFPNKKQRYMSNASLKYTLNDWINFSGRVKLDRSNDKFEKRFNASTNTLFASENGFYSLNETQTQQVYGELMANINKRILDDQVQVTAIVGANVEDLTYDQNMYGGKLAGVPNLFSYSNVNNATAESDQTGYRRNKQAVFATAQMGYKDRLFLDLSGRNDWASTLALSNVKSFFYPSVGVSAIISDMVYMDPAYISYLKVRGSYSEVGNEPDPFLTIPTYSLSKGFPQTQTRLPNPDLKPERTRSWEGGLNLALFRNKLSIDATVYRSSTYNQFFEPTLSSSSGFTSVIVNAGRIDNKGIEISARYNEQIGQFKWNSYLTYSLNRNKIVELLPDWTNPLTGEIISLTELDMTGTGSYKMVLKEGGRMGDIYVNSLRVDEHGAIYVHPTDQVVVAETNEYVYAGNSSPKYNLGWGNNFSYKGVNVGFLLNARVGGIVVSNTQAVLDAFGASQASSDARDAGGVQVNGQLIPTKPYYDVVGGGSSGGIGSMYTYSATNVRLGELSIGYDLPVSKWVKGIKKANISVIGKNLLFLYNKAPYDPELTASTGTYFQGVDYFMSPSLRSLGFSLRLQL
- a CDS encoding FecR family protein gives rise to the protein MEDKSKAYGLALIYDSLSGNTDPASEEALEKWLSESDENRTLYAQAREIHVAMEYAEPDTSFDASLAYSGFLDRKNKHTSRNVFKRKAWRYVAVAAGLLLAFTTGSYWSAQEPHTSNQQIATVVVAKGSKSRTVLQDGTIVWLNSDSKLEVADKFGQGERKIKLVGEAFLQVAHDSNRPFIVEANTLAIKVHGTSFNVSCYPEQPDVTVSLVEGSVELVTKDGKKMMMQPNQTFAYNSRSNSYQQIHGIQEQELAWRDAKLIFKNKRFSEIVIELERMFDIQIEVNRKEVLNRRFTGDFVNNEGITEVMEVMSSLGKFSYEVNGRTVHIF